The DNA window AGCGCCCCGCCGCCGAGCGCCGGGTTGAAGACACGGTGCTCCGGATCAAAGGGCTGGTGGAATCCAATGTCCGCCCGAAGGACCTGCACCGTCCCGAGCTCGTCTGCCACCACGCGTCGCACATCGTCCATCACCGGAAGGAACCGCGTCCACATTCCCTCCATCAGAAACTCGTCCTGCTCTCGGGCCGTGGCGATGAGCCGAGCCGCCCCGTCAGCGTTGAGGGCGAGCGGCTTCTCGCAGAGCACGGCACACCCGGCCTCCAGCGCCAGGGTCGCGTGCCCCACGTGGTAGGGGTGAGGACTGGCCACGTGCACCACGTCCACGTCCGCCTTCGTGACGAGGGCCTCGTAGGAATCGAAGCGCTGTGGTATGGCAAACTCATCACCGAACGCGTCGGCCCGCTCCTGCGCCCGAGAGCCGACGGCTGCGATCTCCGCGTCGGGCAACAGTTGCAGATCGGAGGCGACGAGGTTCGCGATATTGCCGGTGCCGAGAATGCCCCAGCGGATGGTCATGCGAGTGTGGTGTTCGGAATTGGGATGTTGGATTGCGGCGAGCAGGAGGGCAGAATAAGGAAGTGGGGAGTTTCGCACAACCCCGCCCCCACACACGTATCAGCGTGGCAGGTGGACCGTAAAGGTCGTCCCCACGCCTCTCTCGCTCTTCACGTCGATCGTGCCCCCCATTACCTCCGTCAAGTGCTTGGTAATGGCAAGCCCAAGCCCACTTCCCTCCGTCGTTTTCTGATCCGCGCCCCGAGCAAAGGCCTCGAACAGATTCGGCAGAAAGGATTCCTCAATGCCCACGCCGGTGTCCTCCACCTCAATCACGACCTGGTCGGGCGTGCCCCATGCTCGCAGCGTCGCGGTGCCGCCGGGCTCGGTAAACTTGAGTGCATTGCTCAGGAGATTGTCCGTGATGCGGTGAAGCATCGTGGGATCGATCTCAGCCGTGAGCGGCTCTTCGACGTCCGTTTCGAGGGTAAGGCCCTTTCCGTCAGCCTGCGGCTGAAACATCTCGGCCGTCCCCAGCAGCTCATCCGCCAGGTTCATCGATTCCGGGGTCGGCTCTACGGCCCCCGCCTCCAGCTTCGACAGGTCGAGAACCGACTCCAGAGTGTCGAGCAATCGGTCGCTACTTCGCTTAATGAGATCAATGCGATCCTGATGCTCGTCCCCGACCTCCCGCCGCAGCAGATCGGCGTGGTTCATGATGGAAGAGAGCGGCGTCTGCACGTCGTGGCTTATGTTTGCAAGAAAGGCCGACTTGAGCTGGTTGGCCTGCTCGGCCTCCTCCTTCGCCGCACGCAGCTCCCGCTCGTACTGCACCTGCTCCGTAATGTCGTCGATCGAAAACACAACCTGCCGCACCGCCCCTTGATCGTCGCGCAGCGGTGCCCCATTGACGGAGATGTAGCGCTGCGTGCCGTCGGCCCACTCAAAGATGTAGCGTTTCTCCGTGAGGGGCATCCCCTCATCCAAAATATTTTGAAAGGGCCACTCCTCCGGGGGAATCGTCGTCCCGTCAAGCGTTTTGAGCGTGCCGATCTCATTGTGGAGCTGCCCAGAAAGGGTATCCTTCTCCACACCAAGAATATCGAGGGCCGGATCATTCGCGAAAGAGATCTCCCCCGACGCGTCCACAATCACGATGGCCGCCACGCTGGTATCCATCACCGCCTCGGTCAGGTCCCGCTCTCGGCGTAGGCTCTCCCGCGCCGCCATGCGATCGGTTACATCGTCGAAGTATACGGAGAGCCCGCCTTCGAAGGGAAAGGCTTTAACCTCAAACCACCGGTTGAGCGGCGGATAGTAGTCGACAAACTCGACGGTCGTCTGCTCCTCAATTGCCCGTTCGTATCGTTTCTGAAAGGTGGACCCCACCGCTTCCGGAAAGGCATCCCACATGTTTTTCCCCACCATCTCTTCGCGGGAGCGCTCCAGAAAAGTCTCCGCCTGGTTGTTCACGTACGTGAACGTCCAGTCCTCATCAACGGCAAAAAAGGCATCCGTAATGCTTTCCAAAATGCGCCGTCGTTGCTCGCTGGTCTCTTGGTGCTCTTGCCGGGAGGCATCGAGATCGGAGGCATAATGGCGTAGATTGATCTCGTCCATCACCACGCCCGCCAGATCAGCCAGCGTCTTCTGATCCTCCGTCGTAAACGTGCGGGGCTCATCGTCCAGGAGGCAGAGCGCGCCGAGACGATATCCGTTAGGGGCTGTAAGAGGCGCCCCCGCGTAGAATCGCACGTGCGGCTTTCCCGTCACCAGCGGATTATCAGCGAAGCGTTCGTCCTTCTTTGCGTCCTCGACGACCATGACGCCTTTCTGGTCAATGGTGTGCACGCAGAAGGAGGCTTCGAGCGACGTGCGAGTCAGGTCCAGCCCACAGGTGGAAAGACACCACTGCTCTTCCTGATCAATGAAGTTTATGAGGGCCACGGGCACGTCGAACAAGCGCGTGGCCAGCCGCGTGATGCGATCGAAGGCCTCGGTGGGCGGGGCGTCAAGCACGTCGTACTGCTCGAGCGTACGGAGCCGCCGCTGCTCACTTTCCGTTTGGGGACGCGTTTGGGTGCCGGGGGGAAGAGTGTCTGGGGCCTCCATAATTGGACCTCAATACTCTCGTTGTAGAAAGTGCTTCTGGAAATGCCAATACCATTCCATACTAGCGCACGCCACGTCGCATGCGCTGAGCCCTTACCCTGACCCCACCGCCATCTCGTCGCGAAGGGCCGTGCGAGTCTCATTGAGCCGCGCCTCCATTGCGTCACTGAGCACAACGTCGTAGCCCTCGGCACTGGGCGCCAGCGCCCGGAGCCGGTCCGGCAGCTCCGCAACACGAGCGGCGGCATGCTCCCGATGTGCATCGAGGGCACGGGATGTGCCGGCATCTGTTCTACGCCCGTCGGCCATCACACGCTCCAGGAGCGGCGCGCCTGCGTGGCGATCGGCCTCCTCCGTCGCAATCACGTCGCGCACAGCCGTTCCATTTTCGTACTGCCGAATGACTTGCTTCCGACCGGGCAGGTTCGACTTTTCGGAGGAAAGCTTCATCCGCGGCTGGCCCGCGTAGCCGCACAGCTTGTAGGCGCTGTCGAGGGCCGGTTGATCGGCAGACGTCCCCATCTTCGTCCCCACGCCGACCCCGTCGATGGGCGCATCCCGATCAATCAGGTCTCGGATCTTATACTCATCGAGGCCGCTGCTGGCAAAGATGAGCATGTCGTTCAGTCCCGCCGCGTCGAGCATCCGACGGGCCTCCTGGGCCAATTCCGCGAGGTCTCCGGAGTCGAGCCGGATGCCGCGTACCTGAAAGTCCTCGCCTCGTTCGTCGGCCAAATCAATCACCTTCTGCACGCCGCGGAGGGTGTCGTAGGTGTCCACAAGGAGGATCGTCTCCGGATACAGATCCGAAAACTCGCGGAAGGCCTCTCGCTCAGTGTCGTGGGCCTCCACGTAGCTGTGGGCCATGGTGCCCGTGATGGGAAGATCGTAGGCCTGTCCGGCGGCAACGTTGGAGGTGGCATCCACCCCGGCGATGTACGCGGCACGGGCCGCCTTCATTGACGCGTCCGTGCCATGCATCCGACGCATGCCAAAGTCGGCGACCAGCCGATCGGTCCCTCCGGCCCGTGCAGCCTCGACCACCCGGGCCGCCTTCGAAGCGATCGTCGTCTGGAACGTGATCTGATTCAACAGAAACGTCTCGGCCAGCTGCGCCTCCCCAATCGGGGCCACGACCTCCACAATCGGCTCGTCCGGAAAGACGGGCGTTCCTTCCGGCACGGCATACACGTCGCCGGTAAACTCAAAGTCCTCCAGCCACGCCAAAAAGTCGTCGGAAAACTGCTCCTGCGCGTCGAGGTAGGCCAGAGCCTCCTCCGAAAACGAAATCTCTTCGAGGTACTCCAGTGCCTGTTCGAGGCCACAGGCCAAGAGGTAGTTGCGATCCTTCAGGCGGCGGACGAAGAGATCAAACACGGCCGTCTCCTCCATGCCCTCTCGCCAGTAGGCCTGAAGCATGGTGAGCTGGTACAGATCGGTATAAAGGGCCGCGGTCTCCGAGCGGAAGTGATCGTCGAATGCCATAAGGCCGGAAACGGTTGTCTAAAAGAGCCAGGGCAGGGACACACGTACCTGCACAGCAAATCACGGAGATCGGGAGGAACGAGACGAACAAACCCCGTCCAGTCCAAACTAGTGGTCCGTCAAGGTGTCCATGCCAATCAGAGTGTGGATCGATGGCCTGCCTCTCTCCCTGACGCAGGATTCAGATCAACAGTTCTCGTTCGCCCCCTCCCCCTTCGACTTGGCTGCCCACTAGCAGCTCTCGCTCCCGCACTCCCTCTCGTTAGGGCAGAGCGTCCGGTGCGGGGCTACGGCTCCGTCCCCGATAACTTCGTACGTCTGTCCACACCGTCAACGCCTTACCGTTCACAGGATCGTTGGTTTTGCGTGAAGCAAAATCGCCCTCCACGCCCTCCGCTACGGCTGCACGTCGACGGAGGCCTCCAGGGCCCGGTCGATCTGCACTTTCGTTTCCGCAAGGTGCGCCCGCGTGTCGCGGTCCAACGAGCGACGGTCGAGGACCCGTCCGATTGTGTCGGACAGCTCCGTCAGCTCCAACCGGGCCAGCGAACGAACGTCCTCCGGTACCGTCAGTTGATCGGCGCCCACGAGGGGATTGATCGTGATCCAGCTGGTGGTGTCGAGCAGGAAGGCAATGAGGCGGTCGGTGTACGTGCGCTGCAGGGAGCGGCGGAACGAGTTGATCGCCACGGCCCGCGGCGCCGTCGTGTCGAGTTCGCTCCAGATGGCATCCGTGAGGCGTGGCATCAGATCGCCCGGTCCGTAGTAGTTGTCCGCCTCGGTCCGCACGTGGTTGTCAATCATGCGCTTCAGCCGGGCAGGGTGGAGGAGACTCCGGAGAAGGCCCGTCTGAATCATCGCGACATGTTCGTGGACGGGATAATCGATCTGGAGCCCCCCGGAAGCGCCCCAGTGTGCATGCCGATTGGGCGCCAGCTTGTTGAGACGCTCGGCCTCGAACTGAAAGGCCTCGGGGGCAAAGGCCGTCTCGACGAGAAGGTCAACCGCCTCGCGCTGCTTCTCGGCGGTAACGGGGCGAAAGGGCATGCGGGCATCGGGCGTGCCCTTGTGATCGCGCGCCACGTACATGCCCCCCACCATCTTCGTCACGGGACGGAGCGCCCGGTAGCGCTCAAACAGAAGGGCGGTGGTGGCCTGGCGAAGACGATAATAGCGCTCTCCCTCGGCGATGAGACGGTCGTCGAGCTTCGGCTCCACCGTCCGGATGAGTTCAGTGCGCGTCTCGGCAAAGGCCAGCGGGCTGGACCCCAGCTCCCAGGTGTTCGTCAGCGGATCGACAGCGTAGGCCCCAAGGGCCGCGTCCTCATCGGTGCCGTAGGTGTGGTGGGGATCACTGGACTGGCCGGCGATCTTGTCGAGGCCGT is part of the Salinibacter sp. 10B genome and encodes:
- a CDS encoding ATP-binding protein; protein product: MEAPDTLPPGTQTRPQTESEQRRLRTLEQYDVLDAPPTEAFDRITRLATRLFDVPVALINFIDQEEQWCLSTCGLDLTRTSLEASFCVHTIDQKGVMVVEDAKKDERFADNPLVTGKPHVRFYAGAPLTAPNGYRLGALCLLDDEPRTFTTEDQKTLADLAGVVMDEINLRHYASDLDASRQEHQETSEQRRRILESITDAFFAVDEDWTFTYVNNQAETFLERSREEMVGKNMWDAFPEAVGSTFQKRYERAIEEQTTVEFVDYYPPLNRWFEVKAFPFEGGLSVYFDDVTDRMAARESLRRERDLTEAVMDTSVAAIVIVDASGEISFANDPALDILGVEKDTLSGQLHNEIGTLKTLDGTTIPPEEWPFQNILDEGMPLTEKRYIFEWADGTQRYISVNGAPLRDDQGAVRQVVFSIDDITEQVQYERELRAAKEEAEQANQLKSAFLANISHDVQTPLSSIMNHADLLRREVGDEHQDRIDLIKRSSDRLLDTLESVLDLSKLEAGAVEPTPESMNLADELLGTAEMFQPQADGKGLTLETDVEEPLTAEIDPTMLHRITDNLLSNALKFTEPGGTATLRAWGTPDQVVIEVEDTGVGIEESFLPNLFEAFARGADQKTTEGSGLGLAITKHLTEVMGGTIDVKSERGVGTTFTVHLPR
- a CDS encoding Gfo/Idh/MocA family oxidoreductase — translated: MTIRWGILGTGNIANLVASDLQLLPDAEIAAVGSRAQERADAFGDEFAIPQRFDSYEALVTKADVDVVHVASPHPYHVGHATLALEAGCAVLCEKPLALNADGAARLIATAREQDEFLMEGMWTRFLPVMDDVRRVVADELGTVQVLRADIGFHQPFDPEHRVFNPALGGGALLDLGVYPIALAFELFGPPDDVTSSVVLGDTGVDEQCAVVFQYDDGMQAVWQASVRADAGRTCAIAGPGGRLQGRRAWWKGAPFDLTRADGSTETFARPFEGNGYQFEAAHVMRCLRKGKTESPVMPLDESHALLQTADALRQEWGVTYPGEG
- a CDS encoding nicotinate phosphoribosyltransferase codes for the protein MAFDDHFRSETAALYTDLYQLTMLQAYWREGMEETAVFDLFVRRLKDRNYLLACGLEQALEYLEEISFSEEALAYLDAQEQFSDDFLAWLEDFEFTGDVYAVPEGTPVFPDEPIVEVVAPIGEAQLAETFLLNQITFQTTIASKAARVVEAARAGGTDRLVADFGMRRMHGTDASMKAARAAYIAGVDATSNVAAGQAYDLPITGTMAHSYVEAHDTEREAFREFSDLYPETILLVDTYDTLRGVQKVIDLADERGEDFQVRGIRLDSGDLAELAQEARRMLDAAGLNDMLIFASSGLDEYKIRDLIDRDAPIDGVGVGTKMGTSADQPALDSAYKLCGYAGQPRMKLSSEKSNLPGRKQVIRQYENGTAVRDVIATEEADRHAGAPLLERVMADGRRTDAGTSRALDAHREHAAARVAELPDRLRALAPSAEGYDVVLSDAMEARLNETRTALRDEMAVGSG